A genomic window from Rhodococcus sp. KBS0724 includes:
- a CDS encoding GNAT family N-acetyltransferase, protein MTENWFRSPILTGTHVRLEPLVREHADALIAASDDPSIFRWTAAPINTHAEALAYIDAAESNPDRVAFAQIDTVTGAVVGSTSLYQIDPTHRSLAIGYTWLSKSAQGTRINPEAKLLLLRRAFDDLDVVRVEWHTDEFNEQSRAAIAKLGAQYEGLLRKHRQRADGSWRTTALFAMTDEDWPAIEPQLERRVGS, encoded by the coding sequence ATGACCGAAAACTGGTTCCGATCACCGATATTGACCGGCACGCATGTCCGGCTCGAACCATTGGTCCGTGAGCACGCCGACGCCCTGATCGCCGCGTCGGACGATCCGAGCATCTTCCGCTGGACGGCCGCGCCGATCAACACTCACGCAGAGGCACTCGCATACATCGACGCGGCCGAGTCGAATCCGGATCGGGTTGCGTTCGCCCAGATCGACACGGTCACCGGCGCCGTGGTGGGTAGTACGTCGCTGTATCAAATCGACCCGACGCATCGGAGCCTTGCGATCGGTTACACGTGGCTGTCGAAGTCCGCTCAGGGAACTCGAATCAATCCGGAGGCAAAACTTCTCCTGCTGCGGCGGGCTTTCGACGATCTCGACGTCGTCCGCGTCGAATGGCACACCGACGAGTTCAACGAACAATCCCGGGCCGCAATCGCCAAACTGGGTGCGCAGTACGAGGGCCTGCTCCGTAAGCACCGCCAGCGCGCAGACGGTAGTTGGCGCACCACCGCTCTTTTTGCCATGACGGACGAAGACTGGCCGGCAATCGAACCGCAGTTGGAGCGACGCGTCGGCAGCTAA
- a CDS encoding DUF4190 domain-containing protein: protein MSEPGPYGYQQQYPQQNWQQPRPTNVLAVLALVFAFLFAPLGIVFGHIARSQIKRTGEQGDGLALAGLILGYIFTAIGILFFIAWIAFWGLFATAVSEAADDVRSNTYSYTTPQSYAATPAPRITTTTRAPQTTTAPRVTTTVSGPLPTVTGTDRQGFVSNGPRCNASNPAVAVAITTASRIVVCETGVGRYYYKGERLSDGAAIEIDDPIRTREGFAARNGDVTYQLSPSGLVILDGGSELDSEPALEVWLN, encoded by the coding sequence ATGAGCGAACCGGGCCCGTACGGATATCAGCAGCAGTACCCGCAACAGAACTGGCAACAACCGCGGCCGACCAACGTCTTGGCGGTCCTGGCGCTGGTGTTCGCGTTTCTCTTTGCTCCGCTGGGAATCGTGTTCGGCCACATCGCGCGCAGTCAGATCAAACGAACCGGCGAGCAGGGCGACGGGTTGGCGCTCGCCGGCCTGATCCTCGGATACATCTTCACCGCGATCGGCATACTCTTCTTCATCGCGTGGATCGCCTTCTGGGGACTGTTCGCGACCGCGGTCAGCGAAGCCGCCGACGACGTCCGCTCCAACACGTACAGCTACACGACACCGCAGTCGTACGCGGCAACCCCGGCGCCCCGCATCACCACGACTACCAGGGCGCCGCAGACCACCACGGCGCCCCGCGTCACCACCACGGTGTCCGGCCCGCTTCCCACCGTCACCGGGACGGACCGGCAAGGATTCGTCTCGAACGGGCCCCGCTGCAATGCGTCCAACCCGGCCGTTGCTGTTGCGATCACCACCGCTTCACGAATCGTCGTGTGCGAAACCGGTGTCGGCCGCTACTACTACAAGGGCGAGAGGCTCAGCGACGGAGCAGCAATCGAGATCGACGATCCGATTCGCACCCGAGAAGGCTTTGCCGCCCGCAACGGCGATGTCACGTACCAACTCAGCCCCAGCGGATTGGTGATCCTGGACGGTGGAAGCGAACTGGACAGCGAGCCGGCCCTCGAGGTGTGGTTGAACTGA
- a CDS encoding helix-turn-helix domain-containing protein encodes MNSKAESGTRNHVDPADIESRGKFAEALTALRKAAGLTIREAVERSGGLHGTVAGWFSGQHLPTPASTPMFVALLKACGVDSDEQREGWISAVQRVRQLTARRRGDTVVPYRGLESFRQEDAEWFFGRGELTTALVDRVAAAMRGEGSRQFMVIGASGSGKSSLLRAGLAPKIAAGDPRFGGWHVVVLHPGSEDIPSSIGDTRTVLIVDQFEELWTQRDRDRREEFLRTLAVLDENTIVVIGMRADFYGLAAEEPLLLPLLDNSPMVVGPLTEEQLRDVIVEPALKAGMTVQSELVQVLVRELTPRGSHTASDPGSLPLLSHALLGTWQRSTRKTLTVSDYYATDGIAGAVQQSAEEVFGELTERQQKLARRIFLRLVNVDEVTQTRRRAPRAELFLGDDFGDVNTVIDLFALRRLLTVDEETVEVSHEVLLSAWSRLRDWIDSDRAGLAVHRRFTYAAQVWEDSGRDPSALLGAARLHLTEEWLRTGELGLELEPSETRAADLNAVEREFLAASIAHRDQQESADRRRTRVLRRLVSALAAASVIALVLAVVAMVAGFSANHQRAEADTARDEAMSRQVATEATRMRDKDPSLAAQLALAAYDVSETTEARSALLDASGVHAATRIVGPSGAMKARINPAGTIVAVASSDGMVRLYPIVDGAAAATPVSEFLGVKEGTALFAASFSPDGRLLSTGGEGGGALWDVSDPANPVRGTLFVHADHVVQDMEFSPDGTKLIAGTSTPDVLRWNIDDTADAVALPPLPHPASGVVTATFSPDGRTLVAGGRQSTLRVWDVAQWGNPTAPPIFATEPDGTTNHYLGVAFSPDGRELAAGSTAREVARWDMTDPAHPRSLDALTGFTSYVNEINYSKDGTRFAAGSSDNTVRVWDPRTAALIEVLPDSGAITTVDYSEDGQILITGGLNGVTRVWSMPGPVWAGPRDAVFTSPFDGSGSRLLAGVGARGGAMMAWNTEDFDNPVLMPELTSRGEDRFTGASALSTDGRLAVGGTGSGTVYLWDLGDPAAPRLVGDPQKYVEGIVGVVVLDPSAKLLAVSSQDDNVFALVDVSDPVAPKLLSSTDAGAYPLMMAFRPDDNILAIANAKNVVDLWDVSDPAAPRVVSTVDGFESYAQAVVFSSDGNVLAAGSADHSIQLWDVHDPSSPRALSRIAGPEGAIYSVAINQKGNQLAAGVSGGSVWLWDISNPDDPQRFAQLTAYPVRVYDAQFAGGSDKIAAAGPDKTIRLWGTDPDAVSARICSSAGTLITEEEWERYLPGVPYRDLCEV; translated from the coding sequence ATGAACTCGAAGGCGGAATCCGGCACGCGCAATCACGTCGATCCCGCAGATATCGAGTCGAGGGGGAAGTTTGCTGAAGCGCTAACTGCGTTGCGGAAGGCCGCGGGACTGACGATCCGCGAAGCCGTCGAACGGTCGGGCGGTCTCCACGGAACCGTCGCTGGTTGGTTCTCCGGGCAGCACCTTCCGACACCGGCCAGCACCCCGATGTTCGTTGCGTTGTTGAAGGCATGCGGAGTCGATTCGGACGAGCAGCGGGAGGGTTGGATCAGCGCGGTCCAGCGCGTGCGGCAACTGACCGCCCGCCGCCGCGGCGACACCGTCGTGCCCTATCGCGGACTCGAATCCTTCCGACAGGAGGACGCCGAGTGGTTCTTCGGGCGAGGCGAACTCACTACCGCTCTCGTGGATCGAGTCGCGGCGGCGATGCGGGGTGAGGGAAGCCGTCAGTTTATGGTCATCGGAGCGTCCGGGTCCGGAAAGTCGTCGTTGCTGCGGGCCGGTCTGGCTCCGAAGATTGCCGCCGGCGATCCACGGTTCGGCGGTTGGCACGTGGTGGTTCTGCACCCGGGTTCGGAGGACATTCCGTCGTCGATCGGCGACACACGCACTGTGCTGATCGTCGATCAGTTCGAGGAACTGTGGACGCAGCGCGATCGTGATCGCCGCGAGGAGTTCCTGCGGACGCTCGCTGTTTTGGATGAGAACACGATCGTCGTGATCGGTATGCGGGCCGACTTCTACGGGCTCGCGGCCGAGGAACCGTTGTTGCTTCCGTTGCTCGACAATTCGCCGATGGTGGTCGGTCCGCTCACCGAGGAGCAGTTGCGTGACGTGATCGTCGAACCGGCGCTCAAAGCCGGAATGACGGTTCAGAGCGAACTGGTCCAGGTTCTGGTCCGTGAGCTGACGCCGCGGGGTTCGCACACCGCCAGTGATCCAGGGTCACTCCCCCTTCTGTCCCACGCGTTGTTGGGAACCTGGCAACGCTCGACCCGCAAGACCTTGACCGTGTCCGACTACTACGCCACCGATGGTATTGCCGGAGCAGTTCAGCAGAGCGCCGAAGAGGTGTTCGGCGAGCTGACCGAGCGACAGCAGAAGTTGGCGCGCAGGATCTTCCTCCGGTTGGTCAACGTCGACGAGGTCACGCAGACGCGTCGGCGCGCTCCCCGTGCCGAACTTTTCCTCGGTGACGACTTCGGCGACGTCAACACCGTCATCGATCTGTTTGCACTGAGGCGTCTGCTGACCGTCGACGAGGAGACAGTCGAGGTCTCACACGAGGTATTGCTGTCGGCGTGGAGCCGGCTGCGCGATTGGATAGATTCGGATCGGGCGGGGCTGGCGGTCCACCGCCGATTCACCTATGCGGCGCAGGTGTGGGAGGACAGTGGCCGTGACCCCAGTGCCTTGCTTGGGGCCGCCAGACTCCACCTGACCGAAGAATGGCTGCGCACCGGTGAGTTGGGCCTCGAGCTCGAGCCCAGCGAGACTCGCGCCGCTGATCTCAACGCCGTCGAGCGAGAATTCCTCGCCGCGAGTATCGCCCATCGTGATCAGCAGGAGAGCGCCGATCGGCGGCGGACCCGCGTGCTACGACGGCTAGTCTCGGCACTGGCCGCCGCGTCGGTGATTGCCCTGGTGCTGGCCGTGGTCGCGATGGTCGCCGGGTTCAGTGCCAATCATCAACGCGCCGAAGCGGACACGGCTCGCGACGAAGCGATGTCCCGTCAGGTCGCCACCGAAGCGACTCGGATGCGTGACAAGGATCCTTCGTTGGCGGCGCAGCTTGCGCTGGCCGCGTATGACGTCAGCGAGACCACGGAAGCCCGCTCGGCGCTGCTCGACGCGTCCGGTGTGCATGCGGCGACGCGTATCGTCGGCCCGTCCGGTGCCATGAAAGCCCGAATCAATCCCGCGGGAACCATTGTGGCCGTGGCCAGTTCCGACGGGATGGTGCGCCTGTATCCGATAGTCGACGGTGCCGCGGCGGCAACGCCGGTGTCGGAATTCCTCGGGGTGAAGGAGGGGACGGCACTGTTTGCGGCATCGTTCAGTCCGGACGGGCGTTTGCTGTCGACCGGTGGAGAGGGCGGCGGTGCGCTGTGGGATGTATCGGATCCGGCCAACCCGGTGCGCGGAACACTGTTCGTTCACGCGGATCACGTAGTGCAGGACATGGAGTTCAGTCCGGACGGAACCAAGTTGATTGCCGGCACGTCGACGCCGGACGTGTTGCGTTGGAACATCGACGACACCGCCGACGCGGTCGCCCTGCCGCCGCTTCCGCATCCGGCTTCGGGAGTCGTCACCGCGACGTTCAGCCCCGACGGGCGGACGCTCGTTGCCGGTGGGCGGCAGAGCACCCTGCGTGTGTGGGACGTCGCGCAGTGGGGCAACCCAACTGCGCCACCGATTTTCGCAACCGAACCCGACGGCACCACCAATCATTATCTAGGTGTGGCATTCAGCCCTGACGGACGGGAACTTGCGGCGGGCTCGACGGCTCGAGAAGTGGCGCGCTGGGACATGACGGATCCGGCGCATCCGCGGTCACTCGACGCGCTGACCGGGTTCACCAGCTACGTCAACGAGATCAACTACAGCAAGGACGGAACCCGTTTTGCCGCAGGTAGCTCCGACAACACTGTGCGAGTGTGGGATCCGCGCACCGCAGCGCTGATCGAGGTGCTGCCGGATTCCGGTGCCATCACCACTGTCGACTACAGCGAGGACGGGCAGATTCTGATTACCGGCGGCCTCAACGGGGTGACGCGTGTGTGGTCGATGCCCGGTCCGGTCTGGGCGGGACCGCGAGACGCTGTTTTCACCAGTCCTTTCGACGGTAGTGGCTCACGACTTCTCGCCGGTGTGGGTGCCCGAGGTGGTGCGATGATGGCGTGGAACACCGAGGATTTCGACAATCCGGTGTTGATGCCGGAGTTGACGTCGCGCGGCGAGGACAGGTTCACCGGAGCGTCCGCATTGTCGACCGACGGTCGGCTTGCGGTGGGTGGCACCGGTTCCGGCACCGTGTATTTGTGGGATCTCGGTGACCCGGCGGCCCCGAGGCTCGTGGGCGACCCGCAGAAATACGTCGAGGGGATCGTCGGGGTTGTCGTCCTTGATCCGTCGGCAAAGCTGTTGGCGGTGTCCTCTCAGGACGACAACGTCTTTGCCTTGGTCGACGTCTCCGATCCAGTCGCACCGAAACTGTTGTCGTCCACCGATGCCGGCGCTTACCCGCTGATGATGGCATTCCGGCCGGACGACAACATACTTGCCATTGCCAATGCAAAGAACGTAGTCGACTTGTGGGACGTCTCCGACCCCGCGGCGCCGCGTGTGGTGTCTACTGTGGACGGCTTCGAAAGTTACGCTCAAGCAGTCGTATTCAGCTCCGACGGTAACGTTCTCGCTGCCGGTAGTGCCGATCACAGCATCCAGTTGTGGGATGTGCATGACCCGTCGTCGCCTCGTGCGTTGTCACGGATCGCCGGTCCCGAAGGTGCGATCTATTCGGTGGCGATCAACCAGAAGGGCAACCAGTTGGCGGCGGGGGTCAGCGGCGGATCGGTGTGGCTGTGGGACATTTCGAATCCCGATGACCCACAACGCTTTGCTCAACTGACCGCGTATCCCGTGCGTGTCTACGATGCCCAATTCGCCGGTGGCAGCGACAAGATTGCCGCCGCCGGTCCCGACAAGACGATCCGATTGTGGGGCACCGATCCTGATGCCGTCTCCGCGCGGATATGCAGCAGCGCCGGAACTCTCATCACCGAAGAGGAATGGGAGCGCTACCTCCCCGGGGTGCCGTACCGAGATCTGTGTGAGGTCTAG
- a CDS encoding LuxR C-terminal-related transcriptional regulator: MDCVSTVPSTGSSGEGLDILITSRSGPPAALLQSCADAVASSLEPQPKGVFVMELVQSTRTIPTCMAHVRGRRTNSHIPRLSAREIEVLLAWLRADSKQDVALELHVGVGTVNTHISRIRTKYVNVGRPAPTKAALFARAIQDGHTTLDEW, from the coding sequence ATGGACTGTGTATCGACCGTGCCGTCGACCGGAAGTTCGGGCGAAGGCCTCGACATACTGATCACGTCGCGTTCCGGCCCGCCCGCAGCCCTTCTGCAAAGTTGCGCCGACGCAGTCGCTTCCTCCCTGGAACCTCAGCCGAAAGGTGTCTTTGTCATGGAGCTTGTCCAGTCGACACGAACAATCCCGACCTGCATGGCTCACGTCAGGGGACGCCGTACGAACTCCCACATTCCACGATTGAGCGCCCGCGAAATCGAAGTGCTGCTGGCGTGGCTTCGGGCGGATTCCAAGCAGGACGTTGCGCTCGAACTGCACGTGGGCGTTGGCACAGTCAACACGCACATCTCCCGGATCAGAACTAAGTACGTCAACGTCGGGCGACCCGCGCCGACCAAAGCGGCACTGTTCGCGCGCGCCATCCAGGATGGTCACACCACCCTCGACGAATGGTGA
- a CDS encoding glycosyltransferase family 87 protein, whose translation MAANVDDADATSVTDDAESRVYESPAPLAEDTRSADWRDVPSRNDVMVSALSGTVGGPVGRHALIGRTRFFTPMRVILLLAVVFLALGWSTKAACIQQAPFGEQGQLGLDWGGSRQYVALCYSDTVPLYGAERLDQGAFPYKKSWEETRSDGSVQTRYMEYPVLSGLYQYGSMKVAKAWDSITWLPGAIQVALYFNVVAFGLALAWLVTVWATTLLAGRRVWDGALVACSPLVIVHVFTNFDPLATAFAMGGLLAWARKRPVLAGILLGLGGAAKLYPLLLLGPLLVLCLRAGKTREWLVTTLSAVAAWLAVNLPIAALYPHGWYEFFRLNSERGADPDSIYNVIASFTSWTGLDGPLAQGESPSNLNAVSFILFVVVCVGIGYVALTAQRRPRVAQLCFLLVAGFLLTNKVWSPQYSLWLVPLAVLALPHRRLLLAWMTIDALVWVPRMMYYLGVSNKGLPEQWFTGTVVLRDIAVLVLCAVILRQIYRPDEDLVRYGFIDDPAGGVLDQAPDKQPSWFPQWLRPKAVREPELSPV comes from the coding sequence GTGGCCGCCAATGTAGATGATGCCGATGCGACTTCTGTGACAGACGATGCGGAGTCTCGGGTGTACGAGTCTCCGGCACCGTTGGCGGAGGACACGCGGTCGGCGGATTGGCGCGACGTTCCCAGTCGTAACGATGTAATGGTGTCTGCGTTGTCAGGCACGGTAGGTGGTCCGGTCGGTCGGCATGCGCTGATCGGCCGGACTCGTTTTTTCACCCCGATGCGCGTCATCTTGCTGTTGGCCGTCGTGTTCCTGGCGTTGGGCTGGTCGACCAAGGCAGCGTGTATTCAACAGGCGCCCTTCGGTGAGCAGGGCCAGTTGGGTCTGGACTGGGGAGGTTCCCGCCAGTACGTCGCACTGTGTTATTCGGACACGGTGCCGTTGTACGGTGCGGAGCGCCTCGATCAGGGTGCGTTCCCGTACAAGAAGTCGTGGGAGGAAACCCGCTCCGACGGTTCCGTCCAGACGCGGTACATGGAATATCCCGTTCTGTCGGGGCTCTATCAGTACGGCTCGATGAAGGTGGCAAAGGCGTGGGATTCGATCACGTGGCTGCCGGGCGCAATTCAAGTTGCCCTGTACTTCAACGTGGTGGCATTCGGTTTGGCGTTGGCGTGGTTGGTGACAGTGTGGGCGACGACGCTCTTAGCCGGCCGACGAGTGTGGGACGGCGCGTTGGTCGCGTGTTCACCCCTCGTGATCGTGCACGTGTTCACCAATTTCGATCCGTTGGCGACGGCGTTTGCCATGGGCGGTTTGTTGGCGTGGGCGCGCAAGCGACCGGTCCTCGCCGGCATTTTGCTGGGGTTGGGCGGCGCCGCGAAGTTGTATCCGTTGTTGTTGCTCGGGCCGCTGTTGGTTCTGTGCCTGCGGGCGGGCAAGACGCGTGAGTGGTTGGTAACCACACTCAGTGCGGTCGCGGCGTGGCTTGCCGTGAACCTTCCGATCGCCGCGCTCTACCCGCACGGTTGGTACGAGTTCTTCCGGCTCAACTCCGAACGCGGTGCCGATCCGGACTCGATCTACAACGTGATCGCGTCGTTCACGTCGTGGACAGGTCTCGACGGTCCCCTGGCGCAGGGTGAATCGCCGTCGAATCTCAACGCCGTGTCGTTCATTCTGTTTGTCGTGGTCTGTGTGGGAATCGGTTACGTCGCTTTGACGGCGCAACGACGCCCCCGCGTCGCGCAGCTGTGTTTCCTGCTTGTCGCGGGGTTCCTGCTGACCAACAAGGTGTGGAGTCCGCAGTATTCGCTGTGGTTGGTGCCGCTCGCGGTTCTTGCGCTGCCGCATCGCCGACTGCTTCTTGCCTGGATGACCATCGACGCACTCGTATGGGTTCCGCGGATGATGTACTACCTCGGGGTCTCGAACAAGGGGTTGCCCGAGCAGTGGTTCACCGGAACTGTCGTGCTGCGAGATATCGCGGTTCTGGTGCTGTGCGCGGTTATTCTTCGCCAGATCTACCGCCCCGACGAGGACCTGGTGCGGTACGGGTTCATCGACGATCCGGCCGGTGGTGTTCTCGATCAGGCACCGGACAAGCAGCCGTCGTGGTTCCCGCAGTGGCTGCGCCCGAAAGCGGTCCGGGAGCCGGAGCTTTCGCCCGTCTGA
- a CDS encoding transglycosylase domain-containing protein has protein sequence MKKKSKWRTVRRSAYVLVALGLVLPVLAFMAAYIVQDVPKPGDLPTNQVATIYASDGSTVLSTVVPPEEGNRTEVALDQIPVHVRNAVLAAEDRDFYTNPGFSISGFARAARDNVLGRDSAGGGSTITQQYVKTAVVGSERSLTRKMKELVISSKMANEWSKDDILAAYLNTIYFGRGAYGIEAASKAYFGKPVDQLTVEEGAVLASSIQLPSLLDPETNPTGAESRWNYVLDGMVSAGTLDQAARAPMTYPGYIPLSQVENGSQGTTGPEGLIKNQVLREIADAGISEQSLNTEGLQITTTIDPQAQAAAVDAVRTNMEGENEELRTAVVSVDPRTGGVRAYYGGDDGIGFDYANAGLQTGSSFKVFGLAAALDQGIPLSQMYDSSPLTINGISIGNVEGESCGTCTIAEALKRSLNTSFYRQMLSLDGNGPQEIADIAHKAGIPETIPGIGPSLTESDGSGPNNGIVLGQYQSRVLDMASAYATLAASGTFHAPHFVEKVVAADGTVLLDRGTPSGEQRIDPAVADNVTAAMQPIAAYSRGHNLAGGRLSASKTGTAQLGDTGQNKDAWMVGYTPSLSTAVWVGTADAQAITNSNGGLIYGSGLPSDIWKDTMDGALEGTDNETFPKPGKINGQAGGVPEYTAPAAPKTTAPPTTTPESTTTTAPPVVVTTTDVEILPGITIPIPGISRPTTETEEPGAVTTTEEAPAGVSPGR, from the coding sequence GTGAAGAAGAAGTCGAAGTGGCGCACAGTTCGCCGCTCGGCGTACGTGTTGGTTGCGCTCGGCCTGGTGCTGCCGGTGCTTGCCTTCATGGCGGCATACATCGTGCAGGACGTACCCAAGCCCGGCGATCTCCCGACCAATCAGGTTGCGACGATTTACGCGTCGGACGGAAGCACGGTGCTCAGTACCGTTGTTCCGCCGGAAGAGGGTAACCGCACCGAGGTGGCGCTCGATCAGATTCCGGTGCATGTGCGTAACGCAGTGCTTGCTGCCGAGGACCGGGATTTCTACACGAACCCCGGATTCTCGATCTCCGGTTTTGCGCGCGCCGCTCGTGACAACGTTCTCGGCCGTGACAGCGCGGGTGGTGGATCGACGATCACTCAGCAGTACGTGAAGACGGCGGTTGTCGGTTCGGAGCGTTCGCTGACGCGAAAGATGAAGGAACTTGTCATCTCGTCGAAGATGGCAAACGAGTGGTCCAAGGACGACATTCTTGCCGCGTACCTGAACACCATTTACTTCGGTCGCGGTGCGTACGGCATCGAAGCTGCGTCCAAGGCGTACTTCGGTAAGCCTGTCGACCAGCTGACCGTCGAGGAAGGCGCCGTGCTGGCGTCGTCGATCCAGTTGCCGTCGCTTCTCGATCCGGAGACCAATCCGACTGGCGCGGAATCGCGTTGGAACTATGTGCTCGACGGTATGGTGTCGGCCGGAACATTGGATCAAGCTGCACGCGCGCCCATGACCTATCCGGGGTACATTCCACTTTCTCAGGTAGAGAACGGAAGTCAGGGTACGACGGGGCCCGAGGGTCTGATCAAGAATCAGGTGCTCCGGGAGATCGCGGACGCCGGGATCAGTGAGCAGTCGCTCAATACCGAAGGCCTGCAGATCACTACGACTATCGATCCGCAGGCTCAGGCCGCGGCGGTGGACGCCGTGCGCACCAACATGGAGGGCGAGAACGAGGAACTGCGGACGGCTGTTGTCTCCGTCGATCCACGTACCGGAGGTGTCCGGGCGTATTACGGCGGCGACGACGGAATCGGCTTCGACTACGCAAATGCCGGCTTGCAGACCGGTTCGTCGTTCAAGGTGTTCGGTCTGGCAGCAGCGCTCGACCAGGGAATTCCGCTCTCGCAGATGTACGACAGCTCGCCGCTGACGATCAACGGCATCTCGATCGGCAACGTCGAAGGTGAAAGCTGTGGAACCTGCACCATCGCAGAGGCTCTCAAGCGTTCGCTGAACACCAGCTTCTACCGTCAGATGCTCAGCCTCGACGGCAACGGACCCCAGGAAATTGCGGATATCGCGCACAAGGCAGGTATCCCGGAGACGATTCCGGGTATCGGCCCGTCGCTGACCGAGTCCGACGGTTCCGGCCCGAACAACGGAATCGTCTTGGGTCAGTACCAGTCTCGCGTGTTGGATATGGCGTCGGCGTACGCAACTCTCGCGGCGTCCGGCACGTTCCACGCTCCCCACTTCGTGGAAAAGGTTGTTGCCGCCGACGGAACGGTTCTCCTGGACCGCGGTACTCCGTCCGGTGAGCAGCGGATCGATCCGGCCGTCGCGGACAACGTGACGGCGGCTATGCAGCCCATCGCCGCGTACTCGCGTGGGCACAACCTGGCCGGTGGGCGTCTGTCTGCATCGAAGACGGGTACCGCTCAGCTCGGTGACACCGGTCAGAACAAGGACGCCTGGATGGTCGGTTACACGCCGTCGCTGTCGACCGCTGTGTGGGTCGGTACCGCGGACGCTCAGGCCATCACCAACTCGAACGGCGGATTGATCTACGGTTCCGGGCTGCCTTCCGATATCTGGAAGGACACGATGGACGGAGCGTTGGAGGGTACGGACAACGAGACGTTCCCGAAGCCGGGCAAGATCAACGGCCAGGCCGGTGGTGTTCCCGAGTACACGGCTCCCGCTGCTCCGAAGACGACGGCACCGCCGACCACTACGCCGGAGTCCACCACGACTACGGCACCGCCGGTTGTCGTGACCACGACGGACGTGGAGATCCTGCCGGGCATCACGATTCCGATTCCCGGAATCTCGAGGCCGACGACGGAAACCGAGGAACCGGGCGCCGTCACCACGACGGAAGAGGCTCCGGCGGGTGTCAGCCCCGGCCGCTAA
- a CDS encoding DUF5318 family protein, translating to MRIQRQVVDYALARRSVLAEVSAGRTGVKQVCDADPYLLRAAKFHGRGSDVLCPICRKEQLTLVSWVFGEKLGQVSGSARTTDELARLAETAEEFTVHVVEVCRSCSWNHLVQSYVLGAVPAPPRPRRARPPSRRTQSASRRTASE from the coding sequence GTGCGGATACAGCGGCAAGTTGTGGACTACGCGCTCGCGCGTCGGTCTGTGCTGGCCGAAGTGTCTGCGGGTAGGACTGGCGTCAAGCAGGTATGCGACGCCGATCCCTACCTACTCAGAGCCGCGAAGTTCCACGGCCGGGGCAGTGATGTTCTCTGCCCCATCTGCCGTAAGGAACAGTTGACGCTCGTGTCCTGGGTGTTCGGCGAGAAGCTCGGCCAGGTTTCGGGATCAGCCCGGACGACGGACGAGCTCGCTCGGCTTGCGGAGACAGCAGAGGAGTTCACGGTGCACGTTGTAGAAGTGTGCCGGTCCTGCAGCTGGAACCACTTGGTGCAGTCCTATGTGCTCGGCGCAGTGCCTGCGCCGCCGCGACCGCGGCGAGCACGTCCACCGAGCAGACGAACGCAGTCTGCGAGCCGGCGCACCGCCAGCGAGTAA
- a CDS encoding PadR family transcriptional regulator, translating into MLELAILGLLLESPMHGYELRKRLTGLLGAFRAFSYGSLYPALRRMQADGLISEDIDNTTGALKRRARRVYQLTPEGRQRFTELVADTGPQNYTDDGFGVHLAFFSRTPAEARMRILEGRRRQVEERREGLRDAVGRASGSLDRYTRQLHQLGLESSEREVRWLNELIAAEQSIPGTSKKEGEPDHG; encoded by the coding sequence TTGCTCGAACTCGCAATTCTCGGGCTACTCCTCGAGTCACCGATGCACGGATACGAGCTGCGTAAGCGGCTCACCGGTCTGCTCGGCGCATTCCGTGCGTTCTCGTACGGATCGCTGTACCCGGCACTACGGCGCATGCAGGCCGACGGCTTGATCTCGGAAGACATCGACAACACCACCGGCGCCCTCAAGCGTCGGGCCCGTCGCGTCTACCAGCTCACCCCGGAAGGCCGGCAACGGTTCACTGAATTGGTCGCCGACACTGGACCGCAGAACTACACCGACGACGGCTTCGGCGTTCACCTCGCCTTCTTCAGCCGCACCCCCGCAGAAGCGCGGATGCGGATCCTCGAAGGCAGACGACGCCAAGTCGAAGAGCGCCGCGAAGGCCTTCGCGACGCCGTCGGCCGGGCCAGCGGATCGCTGGACCGATATACCCGCCAGCTCCACCAGCTCGGACTCGAGTCGAGTGAACGCGAAGTGCGTTGGCTCAACGAATTGATCGCAGCCGAGCAATCGATACCAGGAACATCCAAGAAAGAAGGAGAGCCCGACCATGGGTGA